The window TAAAATGTGAGTTAAAATATTTCTCAAAATTTGCATCTGTAGCAAATTCATTATTTAATTTCATATAATTAAAAATCAAATCAGAAAAGACAATGTAGAAATCAATTTCTTCATCGTTTAGACCACTTATATATTCTTGATTTAGTTTTGTTTGAATGGTATTGAATAGAACTTCATCTATATCTAGAATTCCAGAATCAACTTTAGGAAACAATTCATTTAACCTATTAACAATGTCTTTAGTTTCAAAGATTCCCTTTGCAGTTGTAGCTTTTAAATTATATTCTGATTCAAGTTTGTTAAAAAAGTAGTGAGCATATTCAGTAAATATTAATGAATCCTTAATGTACTCTTTTTCAATATATTTATCTGTAATATCTATAAGTAAATCAGTTACTTTTTTATCTTCTATTTTATTTTCATTTAATAACTCCAGCATTTTGTCAATGAAATTTGAATCGAGCAATGAATGGGTAATTTCTATATTTTCCTCAAATACTTTATAATCTTTTAATAGCAAATTATCATCTAAAATTTTACGTTTTAAATTAGTGCTTAATCCTTTAATTAACTCTGGATGGCTTTCAAAAACTTTAATAAAAACCTGTATATTTTTATGTATTCCTTTTATAGTTGTATCGGGATTAATCGATTTTTTAAGATATTCAAATAGTTTATCATAAGGTTTCTTGAAGTTCAACTCAAAATAAAACCATTTAGCAGACTCACAATACAATTTAAAATTACTTAGGTTTGTAATAATATCATTAAATTGATTGTTTGAGAAAATCCTATTTATGAAACTGTATGACTTTAAATTATCCTTAATTTCAGTTTGAAATTTTTCATAAGTCAAGATGTTGAATAGCATTTCTGAAACAGGAAAAGCTATTGATTTATAATCTTCGAATTTATTACTATTATAATCATAAACACTTTCTATTTGATTAAGCAACAACTTAACATTTTCTGTCTTTATATCTCCCTCAATATCAATTGATAATAACTCAAAAATTTCATTTATTTCTCCATTTTCAATAAATTCACGAAGTTCATCTGGTATATCTTTATCTCTATCTATATTTAGAATGAAAGGTTCAACATTATTAAAATGAACGTCAATATTTCGCTTGAAAAATCTTTTTTGATTTCTAGTTAATGTAAAATCTTTATTGTCAATCTTAACAATAAATTTATCTTCTAGTTGAGTAGTTTCATACTTTAAAGCTGTATTAACTTTATTCAAAAAATTGATATCGTCAAGAACTCTTTTGAAGAGTAAATTCCATTCTTGTTTAATTATTAAAAGTTTAATTAAAAAATCATCTGCTTGATTAGTATAATCTAATTTAACATAGTCTTCTTTAATCTGTCTTTCTAATAAATCTCTTTCGGTTTGAAGATTATTTAAGAACTGTATTATTTTTCTTGGATTAGTTGTAAATTCTTGACAGATAAGTCTTATTCCAATGTTCGATAACTTAAGATTATAATCTTCGTTTATGGCTTTTGTGAATCCAACTAATTCTTTTGGTGTGAATTTTTTTAATCTAATTATTTGATGAAAGATTTTTCTTAAATATTCATCAGCATCATCTGAATCACCATTCAAAAAAGATGTTATTCCGTTTTCGTCAACTGGTAGAATAAAAATGATATTATCATTCTCTAAAAAGTTTTTAATTGATGATAAAGTGATCATAAGATTATCTTTATCACATCTATCAAGATTGTCAATTACAACTACCATTTTCTTAAATATAGTTTTGCTAACAATTTTATTTTTAATTTTTTTAAGAATATTCATTTTAGATATACCAAAAATCTCATTGGTTATATCTCTAAAAGTATCTTCAAATTTTTCTGGCTCAATTATTTTAGTTTGCCTTGTTATATGTGGTATAACTCTGAAAAAATTACCAGATATGGTAAATATAAAACTTGAAAATATTGAAAATACAAGTAGAAGAAATTTTTCATTACCTGATAAACTTGAAAAAAAGAAACTATAAACCAATATAATTATTATTAGTCCTATTGCATAAGGCAACAATTTTTGATATTCAGGTTGAACTGTAGTCTTATTGCTGTCTTCTTTTGTAATATCTTTATAAAGTATTTCTTCTAAATCAGTTTCAAGTATAGCTGAGAATTTTTCATTCAAACTTCTTATAAAACTTCTCCTGAAATCATCATTTGAATATTTCCAGGCATCATATTTGAAATAGGCAATTTTATCATTTTCATCTACATCATTGTTTTTTCCTATAAAATTTTCTAATGTTTTTATTATTGTAGATTTTCCACTTCCCCAACCACCAAATAATCCAATATTCTGTTTTCCTTTTGATTGTTTAATAACTTCAAACAAAGTTTCAGCATAAGGTTTTGTGCCAAGTAAATCTTGATTTTCCGAATCTGACAAATCAAATTCTTTATCTTCTATAAATTTTATACTCATAAATTATAATTTCAAAAACATTTAATATAAGTAATATATTATCAGTATGTTATAACTATTCTATTACTTTTTAACATAGTTGTAAACTAAAAACGACCTCAGAAAATTTTGGTAAAACAATAGGTGAGTGAAGCGTACATATTTTAGGGGTTTAGTAATAAAGCTTCTTAACAGTTATAAATAAACAACGAATTTCAAAGCACTATTAACTAGTCACAATGTTTCCTAAAATATAGCGTAACGAGCCGTAATTGTTTCCAAAAGTTTATGCAGTCTTGATTTTTTTGTTTCTTTTTTTATCAAGAAAAAAAGAAAAGAAAGTATAAAAATGTATCTTGTTATCTATGAATACTCTCAATGAAAATGCTTTAAAATTTATGAATTCAGAGCTTGAAAAGGTTCAAATTAAAGTTACAGTCAATGAAAGTGGGAGAGAAGCAGTAGACTTTGTTATTGAGTCCAAAAGTGGAAAACAGTATCAATTATTGTTTAAATCTATTGATTTTGGTATAGAAAGAAGTATTAAGATTCCAAAACAAGATTTAGGTGAACTAAAAGAAAACCTTTTAATTGGATTAGTTCTTTTAATTGAGAGCGAAGCGAAAGTTTTATATCTAATTCCCTCAACAGTATTTTTAAATCCAAACTCAATATTTATTAGTAATGACGTAATGTTAGCACATTTATCTAATTGGGAAATTAGTGTATTTACAAACGCAATTCCAGAATTAAGTAAATATGCTTTAGAATATATGATTGATAAACTTTAAATCATATCTATAAACATTATGTAAAATAGAATTTCAAAAAAAGTTGAATTGAAATTATAAATAGAACAAGTGTATAGAAATTTATTTTTCTTAAATTTTATACTCTTGTGGTAATCTACGAGAATCACATAGAAAAAAATATTAACTATAAACATCAAGCTACGAGAATTATGGTAACATCAAAAATCTAGCTTTTTTTTGGCGTTGGCTTTGCGGTTGGGAATTGTGTTTTTAAAAATTTAATGCAATAGCATAAATTATTTAAAAAAAGCAATCGAGCGCAAAGGCAGCGGCAATTTTACATAACGACTAATTATAGTTCAAATTTCTAGTTCTGAAGCTTCTTGATAAATCGCGTATTTGAAAAAACTTGAACCATTGTACAGAATATTCAATTTATACGAGAAGTAAAATACTAATGTTTAATGACCCAAGTACAAACGTTTATTGTGAATACAACACATTGTGGGATATTTTACATAATATTGAATTATAGCTATCTAATTGTATTACATATAATTTGTACTATAATGGCCCGCGTTATGTAACTTTGCTTGGGTAAAGCAAAGTTTACTTACTATAATTTTACTTAAAGAAATCTCTAAAAAGTTTATAATACACTGTAATGGAGCACTCTTATTACGAAGTGACGTAGGAGCGTAGTGAAATGTGTTGAAATGGGTTTTTAACTAAAAAAGTGAACTCTGGTGCATTGAGGTTAACTATACATGGCTTTACTATGGAGTATCTATGAAGTATCCATTAACTAAGCATCTCTAAATTCTTATATAAATTAAGAAATAGATTAAAAAATTTAACATTATTTAGCATTTTGCAATGTAATAAGTCTGATAAATACTTCGTTATCATATTATTGCAACTACCCACACACATAATTTCCACAAAACTGTAACGAAAATCAATAGG is drawn from Lacinutrix sp. WUR7 and contains these coding sequences:
- a CDS encoding P-loop NTPase fold protein, translated to MSIKFIEDKEFDLSDSENQDLLGTKPYAETLFEVIKQSKGKQNIGLFGGWGSGKSTIIKTLENFIGKNNDVDENDKIAYFKYDAWKYSNDDFRRSFIRSLNEKFSAILETDLEEILYKDITKEDSNKTTVQPEYQKLLPYAIGLIIIILVYSFFFSSLSGNEKFLLLVFSIFSSFIFTISGNFFRVIPHITRQTKIIEPEKFEDTFRDITNEIFGISKMNILKKIKNKIVSKTIFKKMVVVIDNLDRCDKDNLMITLSSIKNFLENDNIIFILPVDENGITSFLNGDSDDADEYLRKIFHQIIRLKKFTPKELVGFTKAINEDYNLKLSNIGIRLICQEFTTNPRKIIQFLNNLQTERDLLERQIKEDYVKLDYTNQADDFLIKLLIIKQEWNLLFKRVLDDINFLNKVNTALKYETTQLEDKFIVKIDNKDFTLTRNQKRFFKRNIDVHFNNVEPFILNIDRDKDIPDELREFIENGEINEIFELLSIDIEGDIKTENVKLLLNQIESVYDYNSNKFEDYKSIAFPVSEMLFNILTYEKFQTEIKDNLKSYSFINRIFSNNQFNDIITNLSNFKLYCESAKWFYFELNFKKPYDKLFEYLKKSINPDTTIKGIHKNIQVFIKVFESHPELIKGLSTNLKRKILDDNLLLKDYKVFEENIEITHSLLDSNFIDKMLELLNENKIEDKKVTDLLIDITDKYIEKEYIKDSLIFTEYAHYFFNKLESEYNLKATTAKGIFETKDIVNRLNELFPKVDSGILDIDEVLFNTIQTKLNQEYISGLNDEEIDFYIVFSDLIFNYMKLNNEFATDANFEKYFNSHFIKVDYQKLSLGINTVYQKIVKYYGPYSWNFFDIIISKLKVQNATMFYKTLMLMYNKTKGKKGLSSAQKSILIDNIFKYFFTYKGYPTLMKYPSDWLGLIYEKDKDLFFASVDNLSSKELENYVYNLYELNNEELIGNSFVNYLKAQNNFSKFQKFVRFIGVQHSSKVQENLLLEICSEKYPPYDWVFSAKKHIHKSSFNKIMKSYVDYYKQSPINTNYLNNFLKLNKKDLYQSTIDYILKLTSNLNKPTKRHKSKVSALIKKLK